In a genomic window of Rhopalosiphum maidis isolate BTI-1 chromosome 4, ASM367621v3, whole genome shotgun sequence:
- the LOC113550161 gene encoding cytoplasmic aconitate hydratase-like — protein sequence MLQFIVIDPFESFKKTINVSNKKYTFFDLPKFGVEYDQLPFSIRVLLESAVRNCDNFQVTENDVQKILKWKTNQTIEGGVEVAFKPARVILQDFTGVPAVVDFAAMRDAVKSLGGDPKKINPVCPSDLVIDHSIQADFVREADAQQKNENLEFERNKERFIFLKWGTKAFKNMLIVPPGSGIVHQVNLEYLARVVFTDKDTLYPDSLVGTDSHTTMINGLGVLGWGVGGIEAEAVMLGQAISMLLPQVLGYQLTGTLNQFATSTDLVLTITKHLRQIGVVGKFVEFFGPGVTQLSIADRATISNMCPEYGATVGFFPVDQNTLSYLQQTNRSSDKISAVKAYLEASKMLRNYDDPSQDPVFSQITTLDLGEVVPSISGPKRPHDRVSVSEAQKDFKTCLTNKIGFKGFHISPDKLNASCEFEFNNQKYTLRHGSVVIAAITSCTNTSNPSVMLGAGLLAKNAVEAGLSVAPYIKTSLSPGSGVVTYYLRESGVTPALTALGFDTVGFGCMTCIGNSGPLPEQIVNAIESNELVCCGVLSGNRNFEGRIHPNTRANYLASPLLVIAYAIAGRMDIDFETEPIGNDKNGKPVFLKNIWPSRALIQAVEKQTVIPAMFQDVYARIENGSNAWQCLQAPDGQLYPWDVSSTYIKNPPFFNGMTKTLPGVQSVKGAHVLLFLGDSVTTDHISPAGSIAKNSSAARYLASRNITPKDFNSYGSRRGNDDIMTRGTFANIRLVNKLVKNTGPKTLHIPSGQELDVFDAAQIYAKEGRPLIAIVGKDYGSGSSRDWAAKGTFLLGIKAVIAESYERIHRSNLVGMGIIPLQFRAGENAETLKLTGHEIYDLNIPQNCKPLQEIQVKTNTGVTFNAILRFDTEVDILYHKHGGILNYMIRKML from the exons atgttacaatttattgttatagatCCGTTTGAAAGttttaagaaaacaattaatgttAGTAACAAGAAATACACTTTTTTTGATTTACCCAAATTTGGTGTTGAATAtg atcaaCTGCCATTTTCCATCAGAGTACTTTTGGAATCTGCTGTTAGAAATTGTGATAATTTCCAAGTTACTGAAAATGATgtgcaaaaaatattgaaatggaAAACTAATCAAACAATTGAAGGAGGTGTTGAAGTTGCATTTAAACCCGCTAGAGTTATTTTAcaa GATTTTACCGGTGTGCCAGCTGTGGTGGATTTTGCTGCCATGAGAGATGCTGTCAAAAGCTTAGGTGGTGATCCCAAAAAAATTAACCCTGTGTGTCCTTCTGACTTAGTAATTGATCACTCTATCCAAGCAGATTTTGTCAgaga AGCAGATgcacaacaaaaaaatgaaaatcttgAATTTGAACGTAATAAAGAAAGATTCATCTTTTTGAAG TGGGGAACTAAAGCTTTCAAGAACATGCTAATTGTACCACCAGGTTCTGGTATTGTACATCAAGTGAACTTAGAATATTTAGCACGTGTCGTCTTCACTGATAAAGATACATTATACCCAGATTCTTTAGTTGGCACAGATTCTCACACAACAATGATCAATGGTTTAGGAGTTTTAGGATGGGGTGTTGGAG gCATAGAAGCTGAGGCAGTTATGTTAGGACAAGCAATATCAATGTTGCTTCCTCAAGTTCTTGGTTACCAGTTAACAGGAACTCTAAATCAATTTGCAACATCTACCGATTTGGTTTTAACAATTACCAAG CACTTAAGACAAATTGGTGTAGTTGGAAAGTTTGTTGAATTTTTTGGACCAGGAGTTACTCAATTATCTATAGCTGATCGAGCAACAATAAGTAACATGTGTCCTGAATATGGAGCAACAGTAGGTTTCTTTCCAGTTGATCAAAATACACTTTCATATCTTCAACAAACAA ATCGAAGCAGTGATAAAATATCTGCTGTTAAAGCCTATTTAGAAGCTTCCAAAATGCTAAGAAATTATGATGATCCATCTCAAGATCCAGTGTTCAGTCAAATCACTACTTTAGATTTAGGAGAAGTGGTACCATCCATCAGCGGGCCCAAGAGGCCACATGATCGTGTATCTGTATCTGAAGCtcaaaaagattttaaaacgtGTCTTACAAATAAG attggaTTTAAAGGATTTCACATTAGTCCCGACAAATTGAATGCCAGTTgtgaatttgaattcaataatcaaaaatatacattaagacATGGATCGGTTGTTATTGCTGCCATTACTTCATGTACAAATACAAGCAACCCCAGTGTAATGCTTGGAgctg GTTTATTGGCTAAAAATGCTGTCGAAGCGGGTTTATCTGTGGCGCCATATATCAAAACTAGTCTTTCACCTGGTTCGGGGGTAGTTACTTATTATCTGCGAGAGAGCGGAGTTACCCCAGCTTTAACAGCACTTGGTTTTGACACCGTTGGATTCGGTTGTATGACGTGTATTGGAAATTCTGGACCTTTGCCCGAACAAATCGTAAACGCTATTGAGTCG AACGAATTAGTCTGTTGTGGAGTTTTGTCCGGCAACCGGAACTTTGAAGGCCGCATTCATCCAAACACACGTGCCAACTATTTAGCTTCACCGCTGTTGGTCATTGCATACGCGATCGCTGGACGCATGGACATCGACTTTGAAACTGAACCTATAG gtaatgataaaaatggtaaaccagtatttttgaaaaatatttggccATCTAGAGCATTGATCCAAGCTGTTGAAAAACAAACTGTTATTCCTGCAATGTTCCAAGATGTCTATGCTCGCAttgaaaatggttctaatgcTTGGCAATGTTTACAAGCCCCAGACGGCCAATTATACCCATGGGATGTATCATCTACTTACATAAAAAACCCTCCGTTTTTTAATGGCATGACAAAG ACATTACCTGGTGTTCAATCAGTAAAAGGGGCccatgtattattgtttcttgGTGATTCTGTAACAACTGATCACATTAGTCCAGCTGGTAGTATTGCAAAAAATAGTTCTGCAGCTCGTTATTTAGCTTCGAGAAA tatcacTCCTAAAGACTTTAACTCTTATGGCTCCAGACGTGGAAATGATGATATTATGACTAGAGGAACGTTTGCTAACATTAGATTAGTAAATAAGTTGGTGAAGAACACTGGACCAAAAACATTGCACATTCCTAGTGGACAAGAG ttggaTGTCTTTGATGCAGCTCAAATTTATGCTAAAGAGGGAAGACCGCTCATTGCTATTGTTGGCAAAGATTATGGATCAGGTTCATCAAGAGATTGGGCAGCGAAAGGAACGTTTTTActg GGAATTAAAGCTGTGATTGCTGAATCTTACGAACGTATTCATCGTTCCAACTTGGTTGGTATGGGAATAATTCCATTGCAATTCCGTGCCGGAGAAAATGCTGAAACATTAAAACTTACTGGTCATGAAATATATGACTTAAATATTCCACAAAACTGCAAACCATTGCAAGAAATCCAAgtgaaa accaACACAGGTGTCACATTCAATGCCATTTTGCGTTTTGACACTGAAGTGGATATACTATATCATAAACACGGAGGAATTTTGAACTATATGATAAGAAAAATGCTTtag